The Lysobacter enzymogenes DNA segment AAGTTCCACGGCGTCGGCGTCATCGACACCTACCTGCGCGAGAAGACCCGCGACCCTTCGGGCCGGATCGAGACGCGGCTCCACGACGGCCTCGATCCGCCGATCGCCATGCCGGAGGCCGCCTGACATGAAACGCCTCCAGACCGTCCTGCTCGTCGTCGTCCTGTCCGCCGCCGCGGCGCTGGCCGCCCCGGCCTACGCGCAGTCGCCCGCGGCGTCGCCTTCGGCGCCGCAAGCCGCGCCCGCCGCGGCGTCGCCCGCCACCGCGGCCGACGCCGGCAAGGGCCTGCCGCGCGTCGGCGGCAACTGCAACGTCAAGTCCAAGACCCAGCAATGCTGCCTCGGCAAGACCTGCCGCGGACGCGTGCTCGGCGGCCAGTCGGGCATGGCCTGCCAACAGAAAGGCGGCGAGAGCTGGCATGGCGCCAACGGCGTCTGCCACCCGCTCTGATCCGCAACGCGGACGGCGTCGCCGGCGCCGTCCGCCCCTGGCTACCCGCACGCGGACGCGCCGACGCCGGCGCGTCCGCGCGCATGACCCGCAACGTCACCTTTCCTGTGATTCCGGTCGCGTATGCAAACTTTCGCCGCAAACTCCGCGCCGACTGTGCCGGCGGCCCGCAAAGCGCCGGCAGGCGCTGCACTACCATCGCCGCGAACCGATCGCCGCCGCGCATCCGCGCCCCGGCGGCCCACGATCATCGCGCAGCACGCAGCCGAGGCAACGGACGCCGACGTGATCACGCCCGAACCGTCCCATCCGGCCCCGGAGCATTTCCGGATCGGCGACTGGATCGTCTATCCGAAACACAACGCCATCGTCCGCGGCGAGGAACGCGTCGCGCTGGAACCGCGCACGATGGAGGCGCTGGAGTTCCTCGCCTACCACGCCGGCGAGGTGGTTCCGGCCGAGCGCCTGCTCGCCGAGTGCTGGCCCAACATCGGCGTCGGCGACAATCCGGTGCACAAGGTCGTCGCCCACCTGCGCAAGGCCTTCGGCGACCAGGCCGGGGCGCCGCGCTACATCGAGACCATCCGCAAGCGCGGCTACCGCCTGATCGCGCCGGTCGTGTTGCCTTCGGGCTATCGCGGCGCCGCGGCGCCTGCGGCGCCGGGCTGGCCGCACGGTTCGCCGTTCCGCGGGCTCGATGCCTTCGGTGCGCACGATGCCGGTGTGTTCTTCGGCCGCGACGCGGCGATCGCCTCGACCTTGCGCGCGTTGGAAGCCCAATGGCGCAGCCGCACCGCGTTCGCGCTGCTGGTCGGCGCCAGCGGCAGCGGCAAGACTTCGCTGCTGCGCGCCGGCGCGGCGCCGCGGCTGGCGCCGCCGGGCACGCATGCGCTGGCGACCCTGGCGGTCGCGCAGGTCCCGGGGCGCGGTCCCGGCGCGATCTCCTTCCATGCCGCGCTGGCCCAGGCGCTGACCCGCGACATGGCGCCGGCGTTGCTGCCGGGCGCGAGCCAAGCCGAATGGCTGGAATCGCTGGCGCGTTCGCCGGAGGCCGCGGCGACGCAGCTGCGCGCGCGCCTGGACGCCGCCGCGGTCCGCGCCGGCGCCCCGGAGCATGCGGTGCTGGCGCTGATCGTCGATCAGTTGGAAGACTTCTTCGCCGAGGGCGACGACGCCGCGGAGCAAGCGCATACCGTGCGCACGCTCGCCGCGTTGGCGCGCTGCGGCCGCGTCGCGGTGCTCGCCGCCTGCCGCAGCAGCGCCTATCCGGCGCTGACCGAGGTCCCCGGCCTGTTGGCGCTGAAGCACCCCGACGGCCACGTCGACCTCGCGCCGCCGAGCGCGGCCGAGATCGCCGAGATGATCCGCCGCCCGGCGCAGATCGCCGCGCTGAGCTTCGAAAGCGGCGACGACGGACGCCTCGACGACGTCCTGCGCGATGCCGCAGTCGCGCAGCCGCAATGCCTGCCGCTGCTGCAGCACACGCTGCAACAGCTGTACCAGCGGCGCGAACAGGGCGGGCGGCTGACGTTCGCCGCGTATCGCGACATCGACGGGCTCGACGGCGCGCTGCGCCAGCACGCCGAACGCGCGGTGGCCGAGGTGCCCGCGGCCGCGCAGCGCAGCCTGCCGCGGGTGCTGGCGCGGCTGGTCCGGCTCTCGTCCAGCGGCGAACGCCTGGGTTGCCTCCCTGCGGCGATGGAGTCCTTCGCCGACCCGCACGAACGCGAACTGATCGAAGCGCTGGTCCGCCATCGCCTGCTGGTGGACACGGTGCAGGACACGCGGCCGGCGGTGATCGTCGCCCACGAAGCCCTGCTGCGCGCGTGGCCGCGCGCGGCGGCGTGGCTGGAGGAAAGCCGCGACGGCCTGCGCCTGCGCGCGCGCTTGGCCGAGTCGGCGGCGCGGTGGCAGTCCGAAGGCCGCCGCCGCGACCTGCTGCTGCCGCGCGGCCGCCGCCTCGACGAGGCCCGGGACCTGGCGCGCCGCCGTCCCGACCTGCTCGATCCGGCGGCGACCACGCTGATCGAGCATTCCGTCCGCCGCGAAACCCGCCTGACCTGGCTGCGGCGCGCGGCGGTCGGCAGCGTCTGCGCGCTGGCCGCGGTCGCCGCCGCCGGCGGATTGCTCGCCCATCGCGCGCGCCTGCAGGCCGACCAGGAACGCGCCCGCGCGCAAGGACTGGTGGAGTACATGCTCGGCGACCTCACCGAACGCCTGGAACGGCTCGGGCGGCTCGACCTGCTCGACGGCGCCGCCCAGCGCATCCTCGAAGACCTGCGCGCGCCGGGACAGCAAAGCCGCGACACCCGCCTCAACCGTTCGCGGGTGTTGCGCCAGATCGGCAAGATCCGCGTCGCCCGCGGCGCGCCCGACGACGCGCGCGCCGCGCTGACCGAATCGCTGGCGCTGGCCGCCGGCCTGGTCGAGGACAGCCCCGCCTCGGCCGAGATGCTGCTCAATCTCGGCGAAGCCAGCTACTGGTCCGGCTACCTGGCGTTCCTGCGCGCCGACTACGACACCGCGCAATCGCACTGGCAGCGCTACCGCCGCGTCGCCGAACGCGCCGCCGCGCTGGAACCCGATCGCGCCCGCGCCTGGATCGAGACCTCCTACGCGCTCAATACGCTCGGCACGCTGAGCCGCAAGCGCGAACGCCATGCCGAGGCGCTCGCGCTGTTCGAGCGCTCCGAGCAGTACAAGCGGCGCGCGCTGCGGTTCGAGCCCGACGACCTGCGCCTGCGCGCCGACCTCGCCGACAGCCTGTCCTGGAGCGCGCGCACCCTCGACCGGCTCGGCCGCCTGGACGAGGCACAGCGGCGCTACGCCCAGGCCATCGCGACCATCGCCCAGGTCCGCCGGCAGGCGCCGCTGGACGCGGAATGGATGCACCGCGAGGCGATCCTGCGCAGCAGCGACGGCCAGATCCTCGCCAGCCTGCAACGCACGCCGGACGCGCGCGCCGAACTCGAAGCCGCCGCAGCCTTGCTCGACCGCATCGGCGGCGAGCAGCCCGAGCGCAGCGACTGGACCCGCGACCGGCTGGCCTGCCGCCTGTCCGCGGCGGAACTGGAACTGCACGACGGCCGCGGCGCCGCGGCGCGCGCGCACCTGGAGTTCGCCGACGACGCGCTGCAAGCGTTGCTGGCCGCGGACGCCAGCGTGCAGGACCTGCCGCGCCTGCGCCTGCGCGCGGCGCTGGCCCGCGCGCGCCTGGAGTTCGCCGACGCCGGCGCGAAGGCCGCGCGCGCGCCCCTGGCCGCGGCCGAAACCCTGGCCGGCGCGACCGCCGACCCAACCGCGCCGCTGGCGCAGAAGGACCGGGTGCTGCGCGCGCAGTTGCGGATGCTGCGCGCGCAGATCGCGCGCAGCGACGACCCCGCTGGCGCCGACCTCGCCCTCGCCGAAGCCGCGCGCTGGCTCGGCGATCCGGCCGGCGACGATCGCGAGACCGCCGATGCGCGGCGTCGCCTCGATGCCTTGTCCGCCGCGCGCGAGGCCGTCGCGGCCGCGCGCTGAACGTCTCTCCTCCACCCAACGCAAGGACCAGCCATGAACGCCACCGCGCAGACTCCGCTGTACCCGACCCGCCCCATCGAGCTGACCGTCGTACGCGTCGAAGGCGGCGGCAACACCGGCGGCGGCCGCTACTTCTTCAGCTTCCGCCCGAACATCGTGCTGATCCGCGAGCCGACTTATCTGCACTACAAGCTCAGCGAGACCTGTTCGCCCGGATTGGTGCTGGACTACGTGGTCGGCAGCGCCTCGGCCGGACAACTGCAGATCCCTCGGGAATGCGAAGACAGCTGCGTCACCATCGTCAACCACTGCATCGCGCGCGAACTGCTCAACCTGGCGTTCGTCGTGCGCGACAACACCCCGATCGCCCGATCCGGACCGGAAATGGTCATCTGCGATCCGCAGGTGCTCAACGTGCCGGAGTGATCGGACCGGCCGCGCGACGCAGGTCGGCATCGACCCCGACCTGCCGCCGCTGCACGCCGACCGCCGGTTGTTGCACGAGCTGCTGGCCAATCCGATCGACAACGCGATCCGCTGCACCCCGCCCGGCGGCCGCATCGAGGTCGAAGCGCGGCGCGACGGCGCGGCAGTGCGTTTCGCGGTCGCCGACGACGGCCCCGGCATCGCCGAGTCCGAGCGCGAACGCGTGGTCGAACGGTTCGTGCGCGGCAGCAAGGCCGATTCGCAGGGCAGCGGCCTGGGCCTGGCGATCGCGCGCGAGATCGCCGCGCTGCATGGCGGCGCGCTCACGCTGGCCGCATCGCAGCATCCCAGCGGCCTGCGGGTCAGCGTCGCCCTGCCCGCCGCCAGTGCGCCCGCCGCGCGCGGCTGATCCGTCCTCGCTCTTCTTCGCTCGCTCTTGCTCGCTCTTGCTCGCTCTTCTTCGCTCACGCTTGCTCACTCACCTTCGCTCACGCTCGCGCCGCATGCGGGCGCCAACTGCGTCGCAACTTCGCATCGCTCCGCGACAAAGCGTGTCCGCCATCGATTTCGCATTGCGTTTTGCGCCACGCCCGCACCGGCAAGCGCGCCGCAAATTTTTTTCCGCGCGCGCGAACCGCGGAAAAATCGCATGTAAGAATGACCCAATGCGCAGTACATAAAAAACGCGCTCAGTAGACTCGAAACCCTAGCGAGGGCATTCGATGGAATATCTGAAGGCACTGGCGTCGCTCGGCGTGTGGCCTGCGATCTATCCCCTGGGCGCGAGCGCGTTGGCCGTCGTCGGCGGGTCCGCCCATCGTCTTCGCTTCCATCCCCTGCTCGCGCTCGCCACCGGCAGCGCGGTGGCGACGTTGTTGCTGATGGCGTTGGCCTGGGCCGGCGCGTTCGTCCCGGCCGCGATCGGCCTGGCCGGCTGGGCCGTGCTCGCCGCGTGGTGCTGGCGCGAGCGCGCGTGGACGCGCATCGGCCCGGCGCTGGCGTGGTTGCGCCTGCACGCGCGCCGGCACGGCCGCGCCGCGTCCGCCGCGGCCGCGATCGTCGTCGCCGCGTTCTTCTTGTATGCGATGTATCCCAAGGAAAGCCTGCTCGGCGAACGCGACGAAGGCCTCTACGCCCAGCACGCCCTGCACCTGCTGCGCAGCGGCGGCTCGGCGATCGACCTGGCCGCGATCGGCATCGCCGGCGATCCGGGCATCGAAGCCATCGCCCAGGGCAAGGCCCCGGAGCTGCCCGGCCTGTATCCCACCGGCGCGCGCTGGACGTTCCAGTTCTCCGCCGCGACGCCGGTGTGGATGGCGATGCTCGCCGCGCCGCTCGGCCCGCAGGGCATCTTCCGCTTCAACGCGCTGATCGGCGCGCTCAACTGCGTCGCCTTCTTCGTGCTGGCGCGGCGCCTGCTTCCGGCCGGCGCGCGCGCCTGGGCGGTGCCGGCGCTGGCGGTGTTCGCGCTGCAGCCCGCGCAAGTGTGGGTGTCGCGCAACTCGCTCAGCGAACCCCTGTGCGCGTGGTTCCTCGCCACCGGCCTGTACGCCGCCAGCCTCGGCGCGGCCCGGCGTTCGCGCCGGCTCGGCCTGCTCGCCGGCGCGCTGATCGCAATGGGCTGCTTCGTGCGCATCGACGCGATCGTGTTCGCCCTGGCCGCGGCCGCCGCCGCGCTTGCCGCCGCCGCGCTCGGCCGCGACGCCCGGCAACCGCGCGCGGCGGCGGCGCTGGGCGAAACCGCGCTGGGCTGCTATCTGGTCGCCGCGTTGGCGATGGGCTATTTCCTGGCGTGCGTGCAGCCGTACCTGATCGGCCTGTCCGAACTGGTGGTGGCCGCGGCGGTGGCGACGGTGCTGTGCGCGTTCGCCGCGCGCGTGGCCGCGCGCGCGTCGGCCTTGCGCCTGGGCGAAGCCGCGGCGGCGCGCCTGGCGTGGCCGGCGGCGGCGGCGGTCGCGGCGCTGTTCGTCTATGCGCTGTGGATCCGCCCGCACCTGCCGCCGTACGCGCTGATCGAATCCAGGCTGGTGCCGCAGTTGAACGGCCAGCGCGACTATCGCGAAGCCAGCCTGAGCAACGTCGCCGCGTATCTGTCGTGGCCGGTGGTGCTGGCCGCCGGCCTCGGCGCGGCGCTGGCAGTGCGCGCGATGCTGGCGCGCCGGCTGAGCCCGGCGCGGGCCTGGGTCCTGGCGTTCCTGCTGGTGCCGACCGTGGTCTACCTGTGGCGGCCGATGGTATCGCCCGACCATATCTGGGCCGCGCGGCGCTGGCTGCCGGCGGTGTTCCCGGCCGTCATCGTGCTGGCCGCGTTCGCCGCCGCCGGCTTGGGCCGGCGTCTGTCGCGAACCGGCGCCCAGGCGCTGGCGGCGGCGCTGGCGCTGGCGCTCGGCGGCCATCTGCTGTGGCAGCAGCGCGACACCCTGCGCCTGCGCGAGGACGCGGGCATGCTCGCGCAGATCGGCGCCATCGCCGCGCAGCTGCCGAGCGACCGCCGCAGCTACGTGCTGGGCCAGCCGCAACTGGCCAGCGCCCTGCTCAACGGCTTCGGCGTGCCGGCCGTGCAGCCGCCGCCGGAGACCTGGAACGATCCGGCGCGATTCTGCCCGACCCACGGCGAGTGCTGGGTGGTGCACCACCCCACGGTCCAGCCGATCGCCGTCGCAGGCGCGGTCGCGGTCGCGGATTTGCCGCTGCGGCGGCTGCGTCGCGTTACTTCTGTGGAGCCGCTCGCGCACGGCACCTATCAGGAAGCCGGCCTATGGCGCGTCACCCGGATCGCGCGCTGAGGCCCGCCGCGATGCGAACCGTACCGACGCTGCCTCGCCGGATCCACGAACGAACGCTTGCGGCGGCCGACCGCCGCATCCCTGAGGAGACCGCCCGATGAACGCACGCAGGTCGCTCCGCGCCGAGGGGCCCGTCTTCGCCGGCGGGCCGTTGCGCCCCAACGCCGTGCCCGCGCGCGACGCGCGCTATGCGCGCAAGCCGATCAAGGTGGTGATCCAGCTGCCCTGCCGCGACGAGGCCGAACAACTGCCGGCGACCCTGGCCGCGCTGCCGCGGCGCCTGCCCGGCGTGGACGAGGTCGAATGGCTGGTGATCGACGACGGCTCCAGCGACGACACCGCCGACGTCGCCATCGCCCACGGCGCCCACGCGGTGCTGCGCCTGCCGCACAACCGCGGCCTGGCGCGCGCGTTCTGCGCCGGCCTGGAAGCGGCCTGCCGGCGCGGCGCCGACGTCATCGTCAATGTCGACGGCGACAACCAGTACGACGCCGCGGCGATCCCCGAGTTGGTCGCGCGCGTGCTCGCCGGCCGCGCCGACATCGTGGTGGGCTGCCGCCCGATCGAGCGCATCGCCCATTTCCCGTGGTGGAAGAAGCGCCTGCAGCGGCTCGGCAGCGCGGTCGTGCGCGCCGCCGCCAGCGTGCGCGTGGACGACGCCACCAGCGGCTTCCGCGCTTACAGCCGCGATGCGGCGATGCGCCTGAACGTGTATTCGAGCTACACCTACACCCTGGAAACGCTGATCCAGGCCGGCCAGTCGGGCCTGCGCGTGGAAGGCATGCCGGTCGGGGTGAACCCGCCGACCCGGCCGTCGCGGCTGATCCGCAGCGTGCCGCAGTACCTCGGCCGCTCGATGCTGACCATCGTGCGTTCGTTCCTGACCTACCGCCCGCTGGAGTTCTTCCTGGTGCCCTCGGGCCTGTGCATGAGCCTGGGCGCGCTGATCGGCGCGCGCTTCCTCTACGCCTTCGCCCAGGGCGACGGCGACGGCCACGTGCAGTCGCTGATCCTGTCGGCGCTGTTGATCGTGGTCGGCACGGTCGGCGCGGCGGTGGGCCTGCTGGCCAACCAGATGGTGGTCAACCGGCGCCTGCTGGAGGAACAGCAGCAGAGCCGCCGCCGCGCGGAATGGCGGCCGCCGGCTTGAGTCCGATGGCCCGGGACGCGCGCGACGGGAGTGGACATCGCAAGGACGCGCAACCCGAGCGCGCGGACCGCAGCGACGCGCAGGCGGGCGACTCGCATTCGAACGGCGCGCACGCGCGCGATCCGTTTCCCGACCGCAGCGCGCACGCCACCGACGCGCGCTCGATCTGGTACCTCACCCGCAAGTTCCCGCCCTCGCGCGGCGGCATGCAGCAGCTCAGCGCGCGCATCGCCGGCGAACTGTCGGCGCTGCGGCCGCTGACCCTGGTGCGGTGGGGCCGCGGCCAGTGGGGCCTGCCGCTGTTCCTGCCGTGGGCGCTGGCGCGCCTGCTCGTCGGCCTGCTGCGCGGGCGCGTGCGGGTGCTGTTGCTCGGCGATCCGGTGCTGGCGGCGCTGGCGCTGCCGGCGCGCTGGGCCGGCGTGCCGGTGGCAGTGGTGGTGCACGGGCTCGACATCGATTGGCCGCACCGCGGCTACCGCGCCTATCTGCGGCGGTTCTTCTGGAACCGCTGCGACGTCTATTTCTGCATCAGCCGCTACGTCCGCGACCGGCTCGGCGAGGGCGGCGTCGATCCGGCGCGCTGCGCGCTGGTCCATCCCGGCGTGGCCGCGACGGCGCCGTCGCCGCGGGTGCCGCCGGCGGCCGAGCCGCGCCTGCTGATCCTGGGCCGGCTGGTGCGGCGCAAGGGCGCGCTGTGGTTCGTCGAACACGTGATGCCGAAGCTGCGCGCGGACCCGCGCGGGATCGTCCTGGACATCGTCGGCGAAGGCCCCGACCGCGCCGCGATCGAACGCGCGATCGAACGCGAAGGCTTGCACGCGCGGGTGCGGCTGTGGGGCGAGGTCGACGACGCCGAAAAGGCGCGCCGGCTCGACGCCTGCGACCTGGCGCTGATGCCGAACCGGCGCGTGCCCGGCGACCCGGAAGGTTTCGGCCTGGTCGCGCTGGAAGCGGCGATGAGCGGGCGCTACGTGCTCGCCGCCGACCTGGAGGGCCTGCGCGACGCGCTCGCCGATCCGGCGCTGGGCCGGCTGCTGCCGGAGCGGGCCGACCCGGCCCTGTGGTCCGCGGCGATCCTCGAACTGCTCGCCGATCGCGCCGCGCTGCGCGAGCGCGGCCGCGCCGCGCGCGCGCATGCCGCCGCGCACTGCACTTGGCGCGACATGGCGCAACGCTACGCCGAACGGCTCGATGCGTTCGCCTGAGCCGGCGTCCGGCGGATGGCGCCGCGGCGGCCGCGCCGCCGGCTGGCTGCTCGGCCTGGCCGCGCTGGCCTTGGTCGCGCAGCAAGCCTGGGTGCGGCGCGCGCAGTGGCAGCCGCTGTGGCAACGCCTGGACGCGGCCGACATCGCCCTGGCGCTGGCGCTGTGCCTGGCGATGCAGGTCGCCTTCGGCCTGGCCTGGCATTTGTTCGCGCACGGCCGCTGGGTGCGCGCGCAGGCGTATGCCGATCTGCTGCGCTGGGGCCAGAGCCTGCCGGCCAAGTACCTGCCCGGCAAGATCTGGCAAGGCGTGGCGCGCAGCGCGTTGTACGCCGGCGAACGCCGCGCTGCGCTGACCTTCGTGTTGTTCGTGCGCGAACAGTTGCTGTCGCTGGGCATCGGCGCGGCGATCGCCGCGCTGGCGGCGCCGGCCGCGCTGTCGCCGCGCGCCGGTCTCGCGCTCCAGTTCGCCCTGCTCGCCTTCGCCGTCGCGGTCAGCGCGGCCGCGCTGTGGCGGCGCGTGCCCGCCGTCGTGGCCGCGCGGCTGCCGGCGGCGCTGGCCGGCTGGAACGAAGGCCTGCCCGCGCGCGCGGTGCTGGCGCGGGTGTGGCTGCTGCAATGGCTGGCCTACGCGGCGATGTGCGCGGCCTTCGCCGTGTTGGTGCGCGGCTTCGGCCTGGAACTCGACCTGGCGCGGTCCTCGGCCGCGCTGTGCCTGGCCGGCCTGGCCGGCGTGCTGGCGGTGTTGGTGCCGGCCGGGCTCGGCGTGCGCGAGGCCGGCCTGTTCTGGTGCCTGGCGCCGCTGGTCGGCGCCGGCAACGCGGCGATGCTGGCGCTGGCCTGGCGCCTGGCGATCACCGCCGGCGAAGCGGCCTTCGCCGCCGCCAGCTTCGCCCTGGGCGCGCTGCGCCGGCGCTGAACGCCGCGACGATGCGACGCGCAACGAAAAGCCGCGCCCGCTTGCGCGGACGCGGCTCTGGCATCGCCGGCGCTGCGCGCCGCTATGCCGCGATCAGAACTCCTCGGCGATCGCGTGGCCGATGAACAACGGCGGGTTGGCGCCGTTGCCGGTCTCGCAGGTCACGCCGTAGTTGATCATCAACGACAGCAGGTTGCGCGACTCGACCTTGAGCACGTACAGCCCGTTGACCCCGTTGTTGTGGGTGCTGCGCTCGCCCAGGTAGACCTTCTGGAACGAACTGATGTTGTTGCCGCCGGCGATGACGTTGCCCTGCGGGTCCTCCAGGCGCATTTCCAGCTGCGGCGCGCCGGTGCCGTCGAGGCGGCAGCTGACGTAGTCCGGCGCCTGCAGGTACAGGCCGAAACGGTCCTGGCCGCTGAGCAGGCCGAGCAAGGTGCCCAGCGCGCTGGAGCTGGAGGTGCCGATCTTCTTGGAACGGTCGTCCTGCGGATCGGCGGTCTTGGCGATGCGGAAGTCGCCGTCGAAGGTCGCGTTCTCCTGCGTGGTGCAGTACGCCGCGAACGCCGGGTTGGCGGTCGGCGTGGTGCCGCGGAAGGTCGCCTGCACGTTGCTGTAGTCGCCGGCCGGCGCGCCGGCCGCGGTGAACACGTCGAGGATGCGCACGGTTTCGTTGGCGCTGAGGTTGGTCACCTGCTGGTTGCCCAACTGCGAGCCCGAGGCGTCGCGCAGCTGCCAGGTCACCTGCACCGGCTCGTTGATCGACGCGACGAAGCAGTTGCTCTGGTAGCCCGGCGCGGCCGCCTGCCGGCGCAGGCCGGTGACGATCGAGTCGTTGGCGCCGCTGCCGAGCGAGCCGATCTTGAAGCCTTCCACCGAGAAGCCGACGCCGGCGAAGGACTGGATGCGGCTATAGGCCGTGACCGGGATGTTGGCCGCGCTCTGCTCGACCAGGGCGATCTGGCCGTAGTTGCTGGCCGCGTCCGCCGGCACCGCGCACAGGTCGGCCAGGGTGCCCGACGCCACCGCGTTGGGCGCGACGCTGAGGGTGGTGCAAGGACGCTCGCCGGCGAACGGAGTGCCGGGCGCGCCGTAGTAGGTGACCTTGACGCTCGCCGTCGCGGTTCCGGCGTTGCGCACGAAGATCGTGGAGGAGTAGGTGGAGCTGTTCACCACCAGCGGAAGGCGCAGGATGGTGCCGTAGCCATCGGCGCTTTGCGCCAGGGCATTGCCGCTCAGCAACGCCGCGGCCAACAGGCAGTACATACGACGGGCTTTCATAGCAGAGTCCTCTCTCGTCCATATCAAGGCCCTGGGCGCGCGCCCATGGGCGTACGCTCCGGCCCGTTTCGCTGGGGGCCGGAACCGGGACAACGCACGATGCGTTGCTTTTGCTGCGCGGCGGCCGGCGCTACTGGTCGATCAGCCGGTCGGGGAAAGGTTGCGTGCCGGCGAGGACGGCGGCGATCTCGTCCCTGCCGATGCCGTAGATCTTGGAAATCGCCTCGGGCTGGTCGCGCATCTGCTGCAGGCGCTGGCGCTTGAGTTCCTCGCGCGCGCCCGGCGACAGCGCCAGACCCTGGTTGTAGACGATCTCGTGCTGTTTTCCGTCGGGGCCCTTGTAGC contains these protein-coding regions:
- a CDS encoding winged helix-turn-helix domain-containing protein, yielding MITPEPSHPAPEHFRIGDWIVYPKHNAIVRGEERVALEPRTMEALEFLAYHAGEVVPAERLLAECWPNIGVGDNPVHKVVAHLRKAFGDQAGAPRYIETIRKRGYRLIAPVVLPSGYRGAAAPAAPGWPHGSPFRGLDAFGAHDAGVFFGRDAAIASTLRALEAQWRSRTAFALLVGASGSGKTSLLRAGAAPRLAPPGTHALATLAVAQVPGRGPGAISFHAALAQALTRDMAPALLPGASQAEWLESLARSPEAAATQLRARLDAAAVRAGAPEHAVLALIVDQLEDFFAEGDDAAEQAHTVRTLAALARCGRVAVLAACRSSAYPALTEVPGLLALKHPDGHVDLAPPSAAEIAEMIRRPAQIAALSFESGDDGRLDDVLRDAAVAQPQCLPLLQHTLQQLYQRREQGGRLTFAAYRDIDGLDGALRQHAERAVAEVPAAAQRSLPRVLARLVRLSSSGERLGCLPAAMESFADPHERELIEALVRHRLLVDTVQDTRPAVIVAHEALLRAWPRAAAWLEESRDGLRLRARLAESAARWQSEGRRRDLLLPRGRRLDEARDLARRRPDLLDPAATTLIEHSVRRETRLTWLRRAAVGSVCALAAVAAAGGLLAHRARLQADQERARAQGLVEYMLGDLTERLERLGRLDLLDGAAQRILEDLRAPGQQSRDTRLNRSRVLRQIGKIRVARGAPDDARAALTESLALAAGLVEDSPASAEMLLNLGEASYWSGYLAFLRADYDTAQSHWQRYRRVAERAAALEPDRARAWIETSYALNTLGTLSRKRERHAEALALFERSEQYKRRALRFEPDDLRLRADLADSLSWSARTLDRLGRLDEAQRRYAQAIATIAQVRRQAPLDAEWMHREAILRSSDGQILASLQRTPDARAELEAAAALLDRIGGEQPERSDWTRDRLACRLSAAELELHDGRGAAARAHLEFADDALQALLAADASVQDLPRLRLRAALARARLEFADAGAKAARAPLAAAETLAGATADPTAPLAQKDRVLRAQLRMLRAQIARSDDPAGADLALAEAARWLGDPAGDDRETADARRRLDALSAAREAVAAAR
- a CDS encoding sensor histidine kinase, whose amino-acid sequence is MHELLANPIDNAIRCTPPGGRIEVEARRDGAAVRFAVADDGPGIAESERERVVERFVRGSKADSQGSGLGLAIAREIAALHGGALTLAASQHPSGLRVSVALPAASAPAARG
- a CDS encoding glycosyltransferase family 2 protein — translated: MNARRSLRAEGPVFAGGPLRPNAVPARDARYARKPIKVVIQLPCRDEAEQLPATLAALPRRLPGVDEVEWLVIDDGSSDDTADVAIAHGAHAVLRLPHNRGLARAFCAGLEAACRRGADVIVNVDGDNQYDAAAIPELVARVLAGRADIVVGCRPIERIAHFPWWKKRLQRLGSAVVRAAASVRVDDATSGFRAYSRDAAMRLNVYSSYTYTLETLIQAGQSGLRVEGMPVGVNPPTRPSRLIRSVPQYLGRSMLTIVRSFLTYRPLEFFLVPSGLCMSLGALIGARFLYAFAQGDGDGHVQSLILSALLIVVGTVGAAVGLLANQMVVNRRLLEEQQQSRRRAEWRPPA
- a CDS encoding glycosyltransferase family 4 protein, with protein sequence MARDARDGSGHRKDAQPERADRSDAQAGDSHSNGAHARDPFPDRSAHATDARSIWYLTRKFPPSRGGMQQLSARIAGELSALRPLTLVRWGRGQWGLPLFLPWALARLLVGLLRGRVRVLLLGDPVLAALALPARWAGVPVAVVVHGLDIDWPHRGYRAYLRRFFWNRCDVYFCISRYVRDRLGEGGVDPARCALVHPGVAATAPSPRVPPAAEPRLLILGRLVRRKGALWFVEHVMPKLRADPRGIVLDIVGEGPDRAAIERAIEREGLHARVRLWGEVDDAEKARRLDACDLALMPNRRVPGDPEGFGLVALEAAMSGRYVLAADLEGLRDALADPALGRLLPERADPALWSAAILELLADRAALRERGRAARAHAAAHCTWRDMAQRYAERLDAFA
- a CDS encoding lysylphosphatidylglycerol synthase domain-containing protein; protein product: MRSPEPASGGWRRGGRAAGWLLGLAALALVAQQAWVRRAQWQPLWQRLDAADIALALALCLAMQVAFGLAWHLFAHGRWVRAQAYADLLRWGQSLPAKYLPGKIWQGVARSALYAGERRAALTFVLFVREQLLSLGIGAAIAALAAPAALSPRAGLALQFALLAFAVAVSAAALWRRVPAVVAARLPAALAGWNEGLPARAVLARVWLLQWLAYAAMCAAFAVLVRGFGLELDLARSSAALCLAGLAGVLAVLVPAGLGVREAGLFWCLAPLVGAGNAAMLALAWRLAITAGEAAFAAASFALGALRRR